In Desulfovibrio sp. UCD-KL4C, a single genomic region encodes these proteins:
- a CDS encoding cytochrome c biogenesis protein CcdA — protein MNLKKHLVIFISILFMTAAACPNQAYSAQRQNPNLSTKWKLYRLTPEDQAKTGIQTDILAALILETKNGWYTYSHNPGKMGQPTTLKVTLLPHKTILLPIYLAGKLKDDPFNPGKKIGVYPSPTPIFIPIPSNLKSFTLQAKLSLLMCSKTACMPFKTDLSFLGMGVVPEKLSSASSQKWWPKFLKATSKVNKNKISLKNISAKINKNEQILKTKIKPVPANSAATKSKLAPVPPKSETAAAFSFESLTPQSFTPGLEVSNLTTAVLFGILAGLLLNFMPCVLPVISLKLSALLAGSQNVEEKERKRRFREHNLFFAIGIILYFGILSGILGLTGLAWGQIFQKPPIVIILTGIVFALSLSLFGIYNLPIVDLKISTVSSGPRRQALFTGILATLLATPCSGPFLGGVLGWAMIQPPYIIGSVFISVGAGMAIPYIAMAIFPGLVKKFPKPGPWTIWVERTAGFFLAATCIYLISILPENMLIPTLIFLWFTGVAAWMWGLSSGCNTKSSMMILRTAALAICIAAGFWAKTPPIKTAHWISFKQEDFASRIGKEAMLVEFTADWCPSCKVLEQTVLTSNNLNRWQKKYNLSYIKVDLTAPDKTADAFLRAMDSRSIPLAAIFKKGSNSTAPTVIRDLYTTSQMDAALKETLSGD, from the coding sequence ATGAATTTAAAGAAACATTTAGTAATATTTATCAGTATATTATTCATGACCGCTGCAGCCTGCCCTAATCAAGCCTATAGCGCTCAAAGACAAAACCCGAACCTTAGCACTAAGTGGAAACTATATAGACTAACCCCTGAAGACCAAGCTAAAACAGGAATTCAAACAGATATTTTAGCAGCTCTTATTCTCGAAACCAAGAACGGCTGGTACACATACTCACATAATCCCGGTAAAATGGGGCAGCCTACAACATTAAAAGTAACGCTGCTTCCCCATAAAACAATTCTTTTACCCATTTATCTTGCTGGCAAACTGAAGGATGATCCTTTCAACCCGGGTAAAAAAATAGGTGTATACCCTTCCCCTACTCCCATATTTATTCCTATTCCTTCAAATCTTAAATCTTTCACTTTGCAAGCAAAACTATCTCTACTCATGTGCTCAAAAACTGCGTGCATGCCGTTTAAGACCGACCTAAGTTTCTTAGGCATGGGAGTAGTTCCTGAAAAACTTTCTTCTGCCAGTTCCCAAAAATGGTGGCCAAAATTTTTAAAAGCTACTTCAAAAGTAAATAAGAATAAAATTTCTCTTAAAAATATTTCTGCAAAAATAAATAAAAATGAACAAATCTTAAAAACTAAAATCAAACCAGTCCCTGCCAATAGCGCTGCAACTAAATCAAAACTGGCGCCCGTACCGCCTAAGTCTGAAACAGCTGCTGCATTTTCATTTGAATCCTTAACCCCGCAATCTTTTACCCCAGGCCTTGAAGTTTCAAACCTTACTACAGCCGTTCTTTTCGGTATTCTGGCAGGATTACTGCTGAATTTTATGCCTTGCGTCCTTCCGGTTATCAGCTTGAAGCTTTCCGCCCTGCTGGCAGGTTCTCAGAACGTAGAGGAAAAAGAACGTAAAAGACGCTTTAGAGAGCATAATCTGTTTTTTGCAATCGGTATAATACTTTACTTCGGAATCTTGAGCGGAATCTTAGGGTTAACAGGACTGGCATGGGGACAGATTTTTCAAAAACCGCCTATTGTTATCATCCTGACCGGAATAGTCTTTGCGCTGAGTTTAAGTTTATTCGGAATTTATAATCTACCGATTGTAGACCTGAAAATCAGTACAGTAAGCTCAGGTCCGCGCAGACAAGCTTTGTTCACAGGAATACTTGCAACTCTTCTGGCTACACCTTGCAGCGGTCCTTTTTTAGGCGGAGTTCTTGGATGGGCCATGATTCAACCGCCTTATATAATCGGTAGCGTCTTTATAAGCGTCGGAGCGGGAATGGCTATACCGTATATTGCAATGGCAATCTTTCCCGGTCTTGTAAAAAAATTCCCTAAACCCGGACCATGGACAATATGGGTTGAACGCACCGCAGGTTTTTTCCTTGCAGCAACATGCATATATTTAATCAGCATTCTGCCTGAAAATATGCTCATACCCACACTTATTTTTTTATGGTTCACTGGAGTCGCTGCGTGGATGTGGGGACTTTCTTCCGGCTGTAACACCAAATCAAGTATGATGATTTTAAGAACCGCAGCGCTTGCCATTTGTATTGCCGCCGGATTCTGGGCCAAAACTCCGCCCATAAAAACTGCCCACTGGATAAGTTTTAAGCAGGAGGACTTTGCTTCGCGAATAGGTAAAGAAGCCATGCTTGTTGAATTCACAGCCGACTGGTGTCCATCCTGTAAAGTTCTTGAGCAAACAGTTCTTACATCAAATAATCTTAATCGTTGGCAGAAAAAATATAATCTCAGTTACATAAAAGTGGATCTTACAGCCCCTGACAAAACTGCGGACGCTTTTCTACGTGCTATGGACAGCAGATCAATCCCGCTCGCGGCCATTTTCAAAAAAGGCAGTAACAGCACAGCTCCGACAGTTATTCGGGACCTCTACACTACAAGCCAAATGGATGCAGCTTTAAAAGAAACACTTAGCGGAGATTAA
- a CDS encoding iron-containing alcohol dehydrogenase: MLNFQFFIPTRLIFGPGKLAELGTTPDLPKGNKALIIIGESGAMITNGYLDKVQAALGRQNVATIVFDNISPNPKSDQIDEAAKFAREKGIDFIVALGGGSTIDAAKAIALLTTNVGKCWDFIQAGSGGGITAENPSIPLIAIPTTAGTGTEADPWAVISKSGGTEKISLGNDSTFPFMSIIDPELMLSVPQRTTAYTGIDAFFHAVETFVSTEHQPMSDMLALESVHLITNYLPMAIEQGDNIEARTVMAWASTAAGMCETLSRCISQHSLEHALSAMYPDLPHGLGLAKLSLPYFKRLVPGSPDRFEDLAMAMGYDTSEFDENQRASVFLEGLRALLERTGLAEESLKTYGAKEEDVPKLVEIAMTTMGKLFAFTPTEMNQDELECIMSEAIAG; this comes from the coding sequence ATGCTTAACTTTCAATTTTTCATCCCTACCAGACTTATTTTCGGTCCCGGTAAACTTGCAGAACTTGGTACTACACCAGATCTTCCTAAAGGTAATAAAGCTCTCATAATAATCGGTGAATCTGGTGCAATGATCACCAACGGTTACCTTGATAAAGTTCAAGCCGCACTTGGTCGACAAAATGTTGCTACAATTGTTTTTGATAATATTTCTCCAAATCCGAAGTCTGATCAGATTGACGAAGCAGCTAAATTCGCCCGCGAAAAAGGTATCGATTTTATCGTTGCACTCGGCGGTGGTTCCACAATCGACGCAGCAAAAGCAATTGCCCTGCTAACCACTAACGTTGGCAAATGCTGGGATTTCATTCAAGCCGGATCAGGCGGAGGAATCACTGCTGAAAATCCTTCCATCCCGCTTATCGCCATTCCGACCACAGCAGGAACAGGAACAGAAGCTGATCCCTGGGCGGTTATCAGCAAAAGCGGTGGCACTGAAAAGATCAGTCTCGGGAACGATTCCACTTTTCCGTTCATGTCAATCATCGACCCTGAATTAATGCTCAGCGTACCTCAGCGTACTACTGCATATACTGGAATTGATGCATTCTTCCATGCTGTCGAAACTTTTGTTTCAACCGAGCATCAGCCGATGAGTGATATGCTAGCCCTTGAGTCAGTACATCTCATCACAAATTATCTACCAATGGCAATTGAGCAGGGAGACAACATCGAAGCACGCACTGTTATGGCATGGGCCAGCACTGCCGCTGGAATGTGTGAAACTCTTTCCCGCTGCATCTCCCAGCATTCTCTGGAACACGCTTTAAGCGCAATGTATCCTGATCTTCCACATGGACTGGGACTTGCCAAGCTTTCACTTCCATACTTTAAGCGCCTTGTACCAGGCAGTCCTGATCGCTTTGAAGATCTCGCTATGGCAATGGGTTACGACACTTCAGAGTTTGATGAGAATCAGCGTGCTTCAGTGTTTCTGGAAGGATTACGCGCCCTGCTTGAACGTACCGGCCTAGCTGAAGAATCACTAAAAACCTATGGCGCAAAAGAAGAAGATGTTCCGAAACTGGTAGAAATTGCTATGACCACAATGGGCAAACTTTTCGCGTTCACCCCGACAGAAATGAATCAAGACGAGCTTGAATGTATTATGTCTGAAGCAATTGCAGGGTAA
- a CDS encoding AMIN domain-containing protein: MPVKNKKIIQCPFCNSNRLYLRRGLVSDAFISLLTSVRSFTCGSCSRSFRKYNNYFTSKQALIHILIILAILAIANPDLINPKNWLMKEQVVTNQENPAIEKLNSDADADPEKLLANNETIAIITNGTITTVTAVNGTTNGTVDAVHENATVTEVGFNATEINMAAAKTPAKTGLQSGKLNSIYFKNIKKKTRINLDMGGSPLSYTSFFLRNPNRLVVDVIGKWEYFGPTTLRPENPIFSRFRIGIYENKLRMVMDLKGNTPAPTISKTDTGLNIDVK, from the coding sequence ATGCCCGTCAAAAATAAAAAAATTATTCAGTGCCCATTTTGCAACAGCAACCGTCTCTATCTTAGACGCGGTTTGGTTTCTGATGCATTTATTTCGCTGCTGACATCAGTCAGATCGTTTACCTGCGGTTCGTGCAGTAGAAGTTTTCGAAAATATAACAACTATTTTACAAGCAAACAGGCTCTTATTCACATTCTGATAATACTTGCAATACTTGCCATTGCTAATCCTGACCTGATCAATCCTAAAAATTGGTTGATGAAGGAACAGGTTGTAACAAATCAGGAAAACCCGGCAATTGAGAAGCTAAACTCTGACGCTGACGCTGATCCTGAAAAATTACTAGCAAACAATGAAACCATAGCAATTATCACGAATGGGACCATAACAACTGTCACGGCTGTAAACGGAACAACTAACGGCACTGTCGACGCAGTTCATGAAAATGCGACAGTTACGGAAGTAGGTTTCAATGCAACAGAAATAAATATGGCGGCAGCAAAAACTCCTGCCAAAACCGGACTTCAGAGCGGAAAACTTAATTCAATTTACTTTAAAAACATTAAAAAGAAAACGAGGATAAACCTTGACATGGGAGGCTCTCCGCTTTCTTACACATCCTTTTTCCTGCGTAATCCTAATAGACTTGTTGTAGATGTTATAGGTAAATGGGAATACTTCGGTCCAACTACTTTAAGACCTGAAAATCCTATTTTTTCCAGATTCAGAATCGGAATTTATGAGAATAAATTACGCATGGTCATGGACCTGAAAGGAAACACTCCTGCTCCTACAATT